A section of the Chryseobacterium scophthalmum genome encodes:
- a CDS encoding protein adenylyltransferase SelO, translating to MNIDKITQPFTKIFPGDFSGNTIQRNTPKVLFSTVEPVGFENPELIIFNEKLSEEIGLGKFNEDDLNFLAATHLPENIKTYATAYAGHQFGNWAGQLGDGRAILAGEITNEAGEKNEIQWKGAGATPYSRHADGRAVLRSSVREYLMSEAMHHLGIRTTRALSLCFTGEEVVRDMMYSGNPQKEKGAVVLRTAESFLRFGHFELISAQKEIKTLIELTDFTIKNYFKSITSQGEQKYKNFFSEVCTKTADLMVEWFRVGFVHGVMNTDNMSILGLTIDYGPYSMMDEYDLNFTPNTTDLPGRRYAFGKQGQISQWNLWQLANALFPLIKDEIFLEETLNSYGNYFWEAHDKMLCRKFGFDEFKKEDEEFFINWQGLMQELQFDYTLFFNLLEKLDSISDIKTDFQMISYGFLDDAKIKKLDDFLQNYSFRLKTNTISKEESLDLMKKANPKFLLRNYLLFECIEEINNGKTEILQKLTKALENPYEEIFPEFSVKRPVGYDDISGCSMLSCSS from the coding sequence ATGAATATCGACAAGATTACCCAGCCATTTACAAAGATTTTCCCTGGAGATTTTTCAGGAAACACGATTCAGAGAAATACACCTAAAGTTCTTTTTTCAACCGTAGAACCAGTTGGTTTTGAAAATCCTGAATTAATTATTTTCAATGAAAAACTTTCGGAAGAAATAGGTTTGGGAAAGTTTAATGAAGACGACCTTAATTTTTTAGCAGCAACCCATTTACCTGAAAATATAAAAACTTATGCGACAGCTTACGCAGGACATCAGTTTGGAAACTGGGCAGGTCAGTTAGGAGATGGTCGTGCAATACTTGCAGGTGAAATCACCAATGAAGCAGGAGAAAAAAACGAAATTCAGTGGAAAGGAGCCGGAGCAACTCCTTATTCTCGTCATGCTGATGGAAGAGCTGTTTTGAGATCTTCTGTTCGCGAATATCTAATGAGCGAAGCAATGCATCATTTAGGAATCCGAACAACCCGAGCTTTAAGTTTATGCTTTACAGGTGAAGAGGTTGTACGCGACATGATGTACAGCGGAAACCCTCAGAAAGAAAAAGGCGCAGTCGTTCTAAGAACTGCCGAAAGCTTCCTTCGTTTTGGTCATTTTGAATTGATATCTGCCCAGAAAGAAATAAAAACACTTATCGAACTGACAGATTTTACGATTAAAAATTATTTTAAAAGTATAACTTCTCAAGGCGAACAGAAATACAAAAACTTTTTCAGTGAAGTCTGCACCAAAACAGCAGATTTAATGGTCGAATGGTTTAGAGTCGGCTTTGTACATGGCGTGATGAATACAGACAACATGTCGATTTTAGGTTTAACAATCGATTATGGACCTTATTCTATGATGGATGAATATGATTTAAATTTCACTCCAAACACCACTGATTTGCCCGGAAGAAGATATGCTTTCGGAAAACAGGGACAAATATCACAATGGAATCTTTGGCAACTTGCCAACGCACTTTTCCCATTGATAAAAGATGAAATTTTTTTAGAAGAAACATTAAATTCTTACGGAAATTATTTCTGGGAAGCCCACGATAAGATGTTGTGCCGAAAGTTTGGCTTTGATGAATTCAAAAAAGAAGATGAAGAGTTTTTCATCAACTGGCAAGGCTTGATGCAGGAGCTTCAGTTCGATTATACTCTATTTTTTAATCTTTTAGAAAAGCTTGATAGCATTTCCGACATCAAAACAGATTTTCAGATGATATCTTACGGTTTTTTAGATGATGCTAAAATAAAAAAGCTTGATGATTTTCTACAAAACTATTCTTTCCGACTAAAAACTAATACTATTTCAAAAGAAGAGTCTTTAGATTTAATGAAAAAAGCAAATCCGAAATTTCTCCTTAGAAACTATCTTCTTTTTGAATGCATTGAAGAAATCAACAATGGTAAAACCGAAATATTACAAAAACTAACCAAAGCTCTAGAAAATCCATACGAAGAAATTTTCCCTGAATTTTCGGTAAAAAGACCTGTTGGATATGATGATATTTCGGGATGTTCTATGTTATCTTGTAGTTCTTAA
- a CDS encoding T9SS-dependent choice-of-anchor J family protein produces MKKLLLSLSILFTGASAFSQTVLLDENFDSYTNFAITGFGNWQTLDLDGLNTYTGGLPADATPWVNAGEPQAFIIFNPTAAGVTNNATATPDDNETRNFDPHSGQKYAACWAAVPAGATTANNDWLVSPAVTLGANSNQLSLWVKALSSTYSPERYRIGVYVGSGTPTAAANFTIISGSSPVNAPYPNWGNVTYSLDAYAGQTVRIGIQCVSADKYMFMVDDVKITTGTLSTSEVSKSKTSIYPNPTKGEVNIKTDKKIKSTTVLDLSGKVLTVGSSETVNLGAFTKGTYLVKVEFSDGSSKTEKIIKD; encoded by the coding sequence ATGAAAAAACTTCTACTTTCTTTAAGCATTCTGTTTACTGGTGCTTCTGCATTTTCTCAAACAGTCTTATTAGATGAAAACTTTGATTCTTATACAAATTTTGCAATTACAGGGTTTGGCAATTGGCAAACATTAGATTTAGATGGTTTGAACACGTATACTGGAGGACTTCCAGCTGATGCAACTCCTTGGGTCAATGCAGGCGAACCACAAGCATTTATTATTTTTAATCCTACAGCAGCTGGAGTTACTAATAATGCTACTGCTACGCCAGATGATAATGAAACAAGAAATTTCGACCCTCACAGTGGACAAAAATATGCTGCTTGTTGGGCAGCTGTTCCCGCAGGTGCTACTACAGCTAATAACGACTGGTTAGTGTCACCAGCAGTAACTTTAGGCGCAAACTCTAATCAATTGTCTTTATGGGTGAAAGCTTTATCATCTACCTACTCTCCTGAAAGATACAGGATTGGTGTTTACGTTGGAAGCGGAACACCTACAGCAGCTGCCAACTTCACTATTATTTCGGGTAGCTCTCCAGTTAATGCGCCGTACCCAAATTGGGGCAATGTAACATATTCATTAGATGCATATGCAGGACAAACAGTTAGAATTGGAATACAATGTGTTTCAGCAGATAAATATATGTTTATGGTAGATGATGTTAAAATCACAACTGGAACACTATCAACAAGCGAGGTTTCAAAATCTAAAACAAGCATTTACCCGAACCCAACCAAGGGAGAAGTAAACATCAAAACTGATAAGAAAATAAAATCTACAACTGTATTAGATTTATCAGGAAAAGTACTTACTGTAGGAAGCTCTGAAACAGTAAACCTTGGTGCATTTACTAAAGGAACTTACTTAGTTAAAGTAGAGTTTTCTGACGGAAGCAGCAAAACAGAAAAAATCATTAAAGATTAA
- a CDS encoding DUF6080 domain-containing protein has product MSFKSKFLNFFKIVFPSSYVELGLFVFFLVVYGIFGTYLAQHYRIIFDSRIPWDGYFSFDNKAIIMSGGSFERHPLSYYFFNWIRELAFYISDGKTGSNFRLTLAWLSNITISLSLIQIYKYLKNITYLPIGLNLLIVAFFSIFSTNILLSFTPETYTYTLFLLVLFNYYTAIKFKKDQKIAGSALVLAGVTIGGLTVTNIVKVFIPIAFEKGIFKSWKKFGNAAFRVALTCATFILLYLYRIDFKYKNILSKSGEQYEKFSNVKSTPTWDMIYSYFFGGSILFPSFFIREKHNMKGFYYKALFMDVYTSVIPYLFIGLLLGLVLWSYFRNFKNKLVQIIMLSLLVDILIHCIFRFGLHTSYIYGGHFVFVFPIMLGWLFFSYRESPKMMSAFTVVIGIMLVYLLLNNYMRMWEFYDFVNQFYR; this is encoded by the coding sequence GTGTCATTCAAATCAAAATTTTTAAACTTTTTCAAAATTGTTTTTCCTTCTTCGTATGTAGAATTAGGATTATTTGTGTTTTTTCTTGTTGTTTACGGCATATTCGGAACCTATTTAGCGCAACATTACCGCATAATTTTTGACTCAAGAATTCCTTGGGATGGATATTTCAGTTTCGATAATAAAGCCATCATAATGAGCGGCGGAAGCTTCGAAAGACATCCTTTATCTTATTATTTTTTCAATTGGATTCGGGAGCTTGCTTTTTATATTTCTGATGGAAAAACAGGAAGTAATTTCAGATTAACATTGGCTTGGTTGAGTAATATTACCATCAGTTTAAGCCTGATTCAGATCTATAAATATTTAAAAAACATCACCTATCTTCCCATAGGATTAAACCTGTTGATTGTTGCTTTTTTCAGTATTTTTTCAACAAATATTTTATTATCATTCACTCCGGAAACCTATACTTACACCCTATTTTTATTGGTATTATTCAATTATTACACGGCAATAAAATTTAAAAAAGATCAAAAAATTGCCGGTTCAGCTTTGGTTTTGGCAGGAGTTACGATTGGAGGATTAACCGTGACAAATATTGTGAAAGTTTTCATTCCAATTGCATTTGAAAAAGGCATTTTTAAAAGTTGGAAAAAATTCGGGAATGCCGCTTTCAGAGTAGCACTTACCTGTGCAACTTTTATCTTGCTTTATCTTTACCGAATCGATTTTAAATACAAAAATATACTGTCTAAATCCGGAGAGCAATACGAGAAATTTTCTAATGTAAAATCTACTCCGACCTGGGATATGATTTACTCCTATTTCTTTGGCGGAAGTATCCTTTTTCCAAGCTTTTTTATTCGTGAAAAACATAATATGAAAGGTTTTTATTACAAAGCACTTTTCATGGATGTTTACACTTCAGTTATCCCCTATTTGTTCATTGGATTACTTTTAGGACTTGTTTTATGGAGTTATTTTAGAAATTTCAAGAATAAATTGGTGCAAATCATCATGCTTTCTTTATTGGTCGACATTTTAATTCATTGTATTTTCAGATTCGGACTTCACACTTCTTATATTTATGGAGGACATTTTGTTTTTGTTTTTCCTATAATGTTGGGGTGGCTCTTTTTTTCTTACAGAGAATCACCAAAAATGATGTCAGCCTTCACAGTAGTCATTGGAATAATGTTGGTGTATTTACTCCTTAACAATTACATGCGAATGTGGGAATTTTATGATTTTGTCAATCAATTTTACAGATAA
- a CDS encoding SPOR domain-containing protein, producing the protein MKNFIKIFSLLSLMSFYTLEAQQVVKKDTLSGTELTITMDSRVSEALSAIEDRCAKTTATRVSSGVDDDAPAKPTKIFVPSRELTNAEICRKNPRILGFKIQITTVKSNDEANEIKAYFRKRFPNLKVETDASLRPNYKILAGSYFTKQSAASDLARIKEYFKSATPIQYRVFCAEAK; encoded by the coding sequence ATGAAAAATTTCATCAAAATATTTTCGCTACTCTCTTTAATGAGTTTTTATACTCTTGAAGCACAGCAGGTTGTAAAGAAAGATACACTGTCTGGAACAGAGCTGACTATCACTATGGATTCTCGTGTAAGTGAAGCTTTATCGGCGATTGAAGATCGCTGTGCAAAGACTACGGCAACAAGAGTTTCTTCAGGTGTTGACGATGATGCTCCTGCAAAACCAACGAAAATATTTGTTCCTAGCAGAGAATTGACGAATGCTGAAATCTGTAGAAAAAATCCTAGAATATTAGGCTTCAAAATTCAGATTACGACTGTGAAAAGTAATGACGAAGCGAATGAAATTAAGGCTTATTTCAGAAAAAGATTTCCAAATTTAAAGGTTGAAACGGATGCATCCTTAAGGCCAAATTATAAAATTTTGGCAGGAAGTTATTTCACAAAACAAAGCGCAGCAAGCGATTTGGCTAGAATAAAGGAGTATTTTAAATCTGCAACACCAATTCAGTACAGAGTTTTCTGTGCAGAAGCAAAATAA
- a CDS encoding c-type cytochrome encodes MISWRKHYKKGLIAIGLLLSTSASIYGQDGDPKNGEKLFKANCTACHALDKQVVGPALKGVVERLKTEQGLDTDWLHKWIKDNVALRASGDKYANEVFEKNNKTVMQQFPNLSDKDIDDILAYTTNPPVEEPKVDPAAPTATGTANAAPANNTTSSIVIISLIAIAGLLVWILIKLRQLVKLGQSEELTGLNETRVKSFSEIYEKYHFIGKGLLAVLAILATYGIWNWIMWIGVYKGYKPEQPIYFSHKIHAGENKIDCQLCHSSAKYGKVSEIPSMNVCMNCHRSISEYNGKYIEPGKDKAFYDGEIQKIYAATGWDAEKQQYTGKTTPVEWTRIHNMPDFVYFNHSQHVVAGEQAIINSFNKKNPDNKIDVVCKACHGKIDTMNVVQMANDFTMGWCIECHRTTEIDMNNGYNKEYFKNLHEKLKKQYPKDGGKITVDAIGGLECGKCHY; translated from the coding sequence ATGATTAGTTGGAGAAAGCATTATAAAAAAGGGCTGATTGCGATAGGTTTATTGCTATCAACAAGTGCTTCAATTTACGGGCAAGACGGCGATCCTAAAAATGGCGAGAAACTTTTTAAGGCAAACTGTACGGCATGTCACGCTTTAGACAAACAAGTTGTAGGACCGGCGCTGAAAGGTGTGGTAGAAAGACTGAAAACTGAGCAAGGACTTGACACAGATTGGCTTCATAAGTGGATTAAAGACAATGTAGCTTTGAGAGCTTCAGGCGACAAGTATGCTAATGAAGTTTTTGAAAAGAACAACAAGACTGTTATGCAGCAATTCCCGAATCTTTCAGATAAGGATATTGATGACATTTTAGCTTATACAACTAATCCTCCTGTTGAGGAGCCTAAAGTTGACCCTGCAGCACCCACTGCAACAGGTACAGCAAATGCTGCACCAGCAAACAATACAACTTCAAGTATTGTAATCATTTCGCTTATTGCTATCGCTGGTTTATTGGTTTGGATCTTAATCAAACTAAGACAATTGGTAAAATTAGGTCAGTCTGAAGAACTTACTGGGCTTAACGAAACCAGAGTAAAATCTTTCAGCGAAATCTACGAAAAGTACCACTTTATCGGTAAAGGTCTATTGGCTGTACTAGCTATTTTAGCAACTTACGGTATCTGGAACTGGATTATGTGGATCGGTGTTTACAAAGGGTATAAGCCTGAACAACCTATCTACTTCTCTCACAAAATTCACGCTGGAGAAAACAAAATTGACTGTCAACTATGTCACTCAAGTGCTAAATACGGTAAGGTATCTGAAATTCCTTCTATGAATGTTTGTATGAACTGTCACAGATCTATTTCTGAATACAACGGTAAATATATTGAGCCAGGAAAAGATAAAGCATTCTACGACGGAGAAATCCAGAAGATATATGCTGCAACAGGTTGGGATGCTGAGAAACAACAGTACACCGGTAAAACTACTCCTGTAGAATGGACAAGAATCCACAATATGCCAGATTTCGTTTACTTCAACCACTCTCAACACGTAGTAGCAGGTGAGCAAGCGATTATCAATTCATTCAACAAGAAAAATCCAGACAATAAAATCGACGTAGTTTGTAAAGCTTGTCACGGAAAAATCGATACAATGAACGTTGTACAAATGGCGAACGATTTCACTATGGGATGGTGTATCGAATGTCACAGAACAACCGAAATTGATATGAACAACGGTTATAATAAAGAATACTTCAAAAATCTACACGAAAAGCTTAAAAAGCAATACCCGAAAGATGGTGGTAAAATCACTGTAGATGCAATTGGAGGTCTTGAGTGTGGTAAATGTCATTATTAA